From Streptomyces sp. NBC_01551:
GCGCAAGGCCGCGGCGGCCTTCCGGGGCTCACGGCTGCTGTGCCTGCCCGAGGCCGGGCACGTGGCGATGATGGAGTACCCCGAGGTGGTGGCCGCCGCCTTCCGGGAGCTGCTGGGCGACACCGGCGCGCAGGCGGGCGCCACCGACCGGGACACCGACGACGAAGACGGCAGAGGCTGAGGACCGTGGGACGACATAGTCGCAAGGAGCCTGCCCCTGGGGGCGGGTCCGCCCCCGCCCGACCGGCGCCGGTGGAGCCCGCGCCCTACGAGTCTTATGGGGCGTATGAGCCTCATGAGGCGTACGAGTCCTACGACTCCGGGGCGTACGAGGCGTACGCGCCGCCGCCCCAGGACTCGCACGCGTCCTTCGACGCCTTCGGGGCGTCGTACGAGCCGTTCGACCCGTACGGGCGCACCGCCGAGCCCACCGTCATCCACCAGGGGTACGTGCCTCCCGCCAGGCCCGGGCAGGACGCGCGGGACGGCGGGCACCCGCAGCTGCGCGAGCCCGGCGGTGCCTGGGGGGCCGTTCCCGCGCCTTCGCCCGCCTCCGCTTCCGGCGCCGTCTACGGGGACTGGCGCGGGGTGCCGCGCGCCCGGAGCGCCGGCTCGGCCGCCGGGTTCCCGCAGGCCACGCTAGCGCCGCCGGAGTTCCCCGACCTGGAACCCGCCGCCGTCCCCGCCGCCGCCCCCGGCCGTGCCCTCGACCCCGATCCCGGCCCGGTCACCTCCACCGGGTCGCACCGGCGGGTGCCCGGCCCCCGCAAACCGGCCGATCCGGTCGCTCCGTCCGCCCCCGTCGAGGAGCAGCGGCCGCCCGGCACCTCCCGGGGCACGAAGGTCCGTACGTACACGGGGATGGCCGCCGCGGCCGTCACCACCGTCCTCGCCGTCGTCGTCGCCGGGCAGGTGGTCACCGGCGGCAAGGACAAGGCCACCGCCATCAGCGCCGGGGACGACGGCCGCGACCGCGCGGCCCCCGGCCAGTCCGCCGCCTCCCGGGGCGACGGCCGTTCCACGCCCGACGCGGCGGCCCCGGCCCCGGTGCCGGCCGCGCCGGAGCTGACGTTCGAGCAGAAGATGGCCCAGCAGCTCCCGATCGACGCGAAGCTGAAGGGCCCCGGGACCTTCGACACCGTGCCCGGCCTGGCCAAGGCGCCCGGCAAGGGCCGGCTGGTGCGCTACCGGGTGGACGTCGAGCAGGGCCTGGGGCTGGACCCGCAGCTGTTCGCCGAGGCCGTGCAGCGCACGCTCAACGACGACCGCAGCTGGGCGCACAAGGGCGCGATGACCTTCGAGCGGGTGTCGTCCGGCAAGGCAGACTTCGTGATCACGCTGGCCAGCCCGGGGACCACCGGCGTCTGGTGCGCCAAGTCCGACCTGGACACCGTCGCCGAAAACGTCTCCTGTGACTCCGCGTCCACCGAGCGCGTCATGATCAACGCGTTCCGCTGGGCGCAGGGCTCCACGACGTACGGCGCGGGCGAGATGTTCGCGTACCGGCAGATGCTCATCAACCACGAGGTCGGCCACCGGCTCGGACACGGGCACGTGAACTGCCAGACGCCGGGCGCGCTCGCCCCGATCATGCAGCAGCAGACGAAGTCGCTGGACATCGGCGGAATTCGCTGCAAGGCCAACCCGTGGGTGTTTCCGGGGAGTTGACGGGTAATGGTGGTGTGCGGGCGGGATCCTTCATTGACAACCCGTCCGATGATCGGTAATTGTTCTCCGCATGTCGCACCACCACGCCACTTTCGCGAGCGCCGCCATTGAGCGGGCGCTGCTTGGTGTGACCGCGCACAGCGTGTCCGACGTTCTCTGTCGCTGACGCTCCCCCGGGGCTCAAAGGCCCGGGAGGTAACCCCGGCCTGAGCGCGCGACGCATTTCCCTTTATCCGTTTCGCCGCGCCCGGGTTCTCTCATGCCCGCAGGCGCGGCTTCTCATTAACGGCTGTCATTGATCCCGGCATTTCCGCCGGTCTCCGACCGCCGACCGCCGCCCCTCGCGTGGCCTGCTTCCGCATTCCCCTTCACGCCGAGAGGTCCCTTTTCCCATGCTCTGTCAGTCCCACACATCGCGCCGCGTGGCCGCGGTCGCCGTCAGCCTCGTCCTGGCCGGGGGCGCCGCGGCGTGCGGGCCCAAGGGCGGTGCGGACGACGCCGGTTCGGGTTCCGGCGCCGTCGGCGGCGCCCCGAAGAAGGGCGGCACGCTGACCGTCCTGAACGCCGAGCCGCAGAGCGACTTCGACCCGGCCCGCCTCTACACCTCCGGCGGCGGAAACGTTCCCTCGCTGGTGTTCCGCACCCTGACCACCCGCAACCGCGAGGCCAGCGCGGCCGGCACCAAGGTCGTGCCCGACCTGGCCACCGACACCGGCAAGCCCAACGCCGACGCCACCGAGTGGACGTACACCCTCAAGGACGGGCTGAAGTACGAGGACGGCACCCCGATCACCACCGCCGACATCAAGTACGGCATCGAGCGGTCCTTCGCCGCCGAGCTGTCGGGCGGCGCCCCGTACCTGCGGGACTGGCTCGTCGGCGGGGAGTCGTACGAGGGTCCGTACAAGAACGGCGGCAAGGGCCTCGACTCGATCGTCGTGCCCGACGAGAAGACGATCACCTTCAAGCTGCGCAAGCCCGAGGGCGAGTTCCCCTTCCTCGCCACCCAGACCCAGTTCGCGCCCGTGCCCAAGGCCAAGGACACCGGGGTCAAGTACGAGGAGCACCCGGTCTCCTCCGGCCCGTACAAGGTCGTCAAGAACGACGGCGACGGCGAGCACCTCACCCTGGAGCGCAACGAGCACTGGGACGAGAAGACCGACGAGGAGCGCAAGGCCTACCCGGACAAGATCGACGTCCGCTCCGGGCTCGACGCGGCGGTCATCAACCAGCGGCTCTCCACCAGCTCCGGCGCCGACGCCGCCGCCGTCACCACCGACACCAACCTCGGCCCGGCCGAGCTGGCCCAGATCGGCGGCGACAAGGAGCTCGCGGCGCGGGTCGGCACCGGCCACTTCGGCTACACCAACTACCTGGCCTTCAACCCGAAGGTGGCCCCCTTCGACAACCCGAAGGTGCGCCAGGCCATCTCGTACGCCGTCAACCGCACCAGCGTCGTCAACGCGGCGGGCGGCTCGGCGCTGGCCGAGCCCGCCACCACCTTCCTGCCCGAGCAGGAGGCCTTCGGCTTCACCAAGTACGACCACTTCCCGGCCGGCGCCACCGGCGACGCCGCGAAGGCCAGGGAACTGCTGAAGGAGGCCGGCTTCCCCGACGGCATCAGCATCACCCTGACCCA
This genomic window contains:
- a CDS encoding DUF3152 domain-containing protein; translated protein: MPPARPGQDARDGGHPQLREPGGAWGAVPAPSPASASGAVYGDWRGVPRARSAGSAAGFPQATLAPPEFPDLEPAAVPAAAPGRALDPDPGPVTSTGSHRRVPGPRKPADPVAPSAPVEEQRPPGTSRGTKVRTYTGMAAAAVTTVLAVVVAGQVVTGGKDKATAISAGDDGRDRAAPGQSAASRGDGRSTPDAAAPAPVPAAPELTFEQKMAQQLPIDAKLKGPGTFDTVPGLAKAPGKGRLVRYRVDVEQGLGLDPQLFAEAVQRTLNDDRSWAHKGAMTFERVSSGKADFVITLASPGTTGVWCAKSDLDTVAENVSCDSASTERVMINAFRWAQGSTTYGAGEMFAYRQMLINHEVGHRLGHGHVNCQTPGALAPIMQQQTKSLDIGGIRCKANPWVFPGS
- a CDS encoding Ms4533A family Cys-rich leader peptide, with the protein product MSHHHATFASAAIERALLGVTAHSVSDVLCR
- a CDS encoding ABC transporter substrate-binding protein, with the protein product MLCQSHTSRRVAAVAVSLVLAGGAAACGPKGGADDAGSGSGAVGGAPKKGGTLTVLNAEPQSDFDPARLYTSGGGNVPSLVFRTLTTRNREASAAGTKVVPDLATDTGKPNADATEWTYTLKDGLKYEDGTPITTADIKYGIERSFAAELSGGAPYLRDWLVGGESYEGPYKNGGKGLDSIVVPDEKTITFKLRKPEGEFPFLATQTQFAPVPKAKDTGVKYEEHPVSSGPYKVVKNDGDGEHLTLERNEHWDEKTDEERKAYPDKIDVRSGLDAAVINQRLSTSSGADAAAVTTDTNLGPAELAQIGGDKELAARVGTGHFGYTNYLAFNPKVAPFDNPKVRQAISYAVNRTSVVNAAGGSALAEPATTFLPEQEAFGFTKYDHFPAGATGDAAKARELLKEAGFPDGISITLTHSTAQNRQTGPEIATAVQQALGAAGITVKLEGLEANAFNERRWDAKNTPGFFLSRWGADWPSGGPFLAPIFDGRQIVTNGSNYNHAQLNDASVNTEIDEIAKLTDLAAAGKRWGALDKKIGEQALDVPLFHPVYKRIVGKEVKNVVISDWTGVLDISQVSVK